Within the Drosophila miranda strain MSH22 chromosome Y unlocalized genomic scaffold, D.miranda_PacBio2.1 Contig_Y2_pilon, whole genome shotgun sequence genome, the region ACATCTATATTTATATCTTTATCTATATAGTACATGTCTTCATCAGGCCAACATTTTGCTGCGGAAGGGGGCGTTTTGTGGCACAGACAGGGAACCCAACCGGACCGGACTCAACTCCGGGTCTCCGCACATAGGCGCTCAATAATTTGATGATCATAATCAATGCCCCTTGACTgacatttgctgctgttgccaaGTCTCcatctccaactccaactcagGCTCTGGCTTTGGTTTCTTTTCGGCATTTCCCTCAAAAACATTACAAAAGGCGAAAAAAAGTTGTTGAAAGCCGATTTATCCTTTTGATGAGGCGCTCGTCGATCCACCTATCGATGAGGATGATGACGTTGATCATTTTGGTTGAAAGTCAAGTGTTTTTGTTGCATTCTCAacgactataagagctagagcaacgatgttttggatccagacttctgtgatatgtcactgctacaaaaatatttcaaaacttcgccccgcccacttccgcccccacaaaggacgaaaatctgtagTCTTTGAGACTTGTGAATATCgccagatttttgtcctttgcgggggaggaagggggtgtggcgaaattttgaaacaaactcgtctcggtccgatatattaggagtgtggataccaaatttggttgctctagcttttgtagtctctgagatctaggcgctaatgttttactctaagcaaagccgcctatgctacgtgtgtgttagagagatgctggcttgatgctggctataataataatacgatccaattcagattctgcagtctaaaagatatggttattctttacgattctgcgtttttggttttatctttaaaaatgtggatgccacagattttcgtcctttgtgggggcggaagtgggcggggcgaagttttgaaatatttttgcagcaatgacatatcacagaagtctggatccaaaacatcgttgctctagctcttatagtctttgagcattaggcgatgaaggggacggacagacggacagacagacagggcttgatgctgatcaagaatatatatactttatggggtcggaaacgattccttctggacgtaacacacatccacttttaccacaaatctaatataccccaatactcattttgagtatcgggtataaaagcaaaaacacacacaaagatCAAAGCGGAATCAATCAGCCGGCTTCGGTGGTGTTTATGCAATCGAATGTCTCACTCCGAAACAAAGCCAATTACATTAATTACAcatgatttttatttttctcggTAGCAGAACAATCGGATGATAACAAGGCAGCATATCCACGCTGAGCCGTCAATATTTAGGGATATGAGTATCAGAGATGTGGAAAATATGGAAAATATCAAACAACGCAATTGGTTTATCTGTACAGTTTTGTTTTTAGATTTTTTTTCGAGTTTTCCACGCTGGCAAGGCTAGCGGCAAATTGGCGGCAATTTATTAATTCAAAATGGCCAGTAGGAGAAAAAGCCAGACAGTgtaaaacaataaaaacaaacaagGAAGACTTCCGAAGTTTTATATACCCTTGCATATACCTGGTTCCAGATCAAAAGGTCCACATTTATTTAGTTACAATCTCCCTAAAAACCAACAAATTTTTCGAACAAAACCTTTCTCCAATAAGTAGTTCTGGAAAAAAGACTCCTtgttttcttatttatttctAATCAAGAGTAAATATACCTAAAGTGCTTGGAAATGTCACATTCTCTGTGACATAATACCCTGGGAAAGGTTATTTCAATGTGAAGAAACGCAAATCCTATTTGTCAATTTATTTGAGCAAGTATGCGTGCAATCGCAACAAACAGCAAACAACAAAGCGAACAGTcggagccacagccacagcggcAACAAATGTCAATTGCTTAGGCAAAATTGCGCATAATTGACATTTTTCCAATTTGCTCATTCGTGCTGGAAGTGCTGGTGGTGAGGGAGGGGAAGAGAGcccagagagggagaggtCATTGTTAGATAGTTTTACCCCCAACACACGAACTCCTCGATTCCCTCCGTCACGCCCTGGACTATAAAACTGTCGGCGGCAACGATTTAATTTCCCAAATATTTTCGAACATAAATTCAAAGGGGACGGGGAAAATGGGAAAATCTGACCCATAAGCAGGGTGTCAAGTGGTAGAGAAGGAACAAGATGCCGCCAAAGTCGGAGGGCATGAAATCAATGTGCAAGATTTCCAATGGCTTATGGTTTGTTTTGCGGCCACTCATTAGCCTGGCCAACTGCCTTGGCCCTAACCCCGAACAAACCTCTGCCAACGAGGGTTGCTACAGTCCCTCGTCCACATCCTCGTCCTCGCCCCTGTCTCGCATCGAATGTGTCGCATTGTGTGGCTTCCATAATTATGAACCTTTTGTTGCTCAATCTGCTGCAACACTTGTTGCATTGTCCTGCGCTTTGTGTGTTTCCATAATTTCCGCCTAAAAGGATTTCACAGCTCATAGATAATCCCATTGACATTTGAATGGGAAtcggaatgggaatgggaatacGGCTGGACgatctattgtttctgccagACAGAGGCGTTGGCTCCCAACATCAAGGGCTCCCCGTTAAGATTTTCCTCGTCCAAAATTTCCAGATATATTAAACTATTTTAAAGAGGATTTTCATACTCTCAAAACGAGGTTGAATCTTCCTTTCTGCCCTCAGAAAACTATTCAACCTATCGAATATGCAAATTCTGTACATCTTTAACTAACTTATTCCTGCCTAAGACGGTTATCTTTTATCTGCTTAAATTCTGATCTGTTTAACTTTTTTTGGGTTCTGTTTTCTCCTTCACTTAGACCCTTTTAGATGCGTCTATGTATATTAATTGATTCTGCTGGGACTTTGGAGATATTGGTTAGACCTTCTGTAGATTTATCATTGGTCAGACCGTTAATAAACTTTAGTTTGAGGCTCTAATATATCTAATATATTCCCACTCACCTACTTTTACAACCTTTCCATTCGGCCCAAGTGTCCCAGCCAGTCAGATGATGCTCCCCAACTCCCCGCCTGTGTAGGGTATTCTAAGGCTGCGTGAGATGTCTccagtcgtcgtcgtcgacgCCACTGACAATGTCATGATGGCGTCTTGAAAACGTTGAAACGGAAACGTAGATGAAATACAAATACATTGTCTGACAAGTTGCCCCTTTCCATTCTAGCCGTAGTCGTAGCCTCGCCTGCCGCACGGCTGTTGGCCATAGCGATAGCGTgcgtggcagtggcagtggcggtggcggcagtGGTGGCGGCAAAAGTGGCCCCTATCATTATGCCTGTCGTCTTAGCCGAAATTGGTCGACGAAGCAGccacaaacaacaaaagttTCTTTCTTTGCGGATGCTCTTCCAGAATGggttcctctgcctctctcccTCGTCTATCCCTGATTTCTAGGCCTAAATATATTTGAGTTGAAAGATTCAACATTTTTCccccatttttatacccgatactcaaaatgagtattgcggtatattagatttgtggtaaaagtggatgtgtgtaacgtccagaaggaatcgtttccgaccccataaagtatatatattcttgatcagcatcaatagccgagtcgattgagccctgtctgtctgtccgtctgtccgtccgtccgtccgtccgtccgtccgtccgtcccctgtccgtcagcgcctagtgctcaaagactataagagctagagcatcgatgttttggatccagacttctgtgatatgtcactgctatgtcactgaccgtttcgtgtcaaaatttcgccacacccccttccgcccccgcaaaggacgaaaatctggggcatccacaaatctcagagactattaaggctagagtaaccaaatttagtatccgcactcctgttaaatctcactataaaacgtatatctcaaaatttcgccccacccccttccgcccacacagaggacgaaaatctgttccatccacaatattgcacattcgagaaaactaaaaacgcagaatcatagataataaccatatctatcagattgctgaatctggatcagatcgaatcatttttgtagccaaaaggaacaaatcaatttgcagtggctacgcagggcccgacgtcacgctcagattttctgattttctgtctctctcgcacgcactctttgtcgtgacgtttaatattagcggcgtctgccggaggagagccatactgacttagtatcgggtataactgtagagttgcggtgtccgcagcaactcacaacgttccccctcgtttttcatgttttctgtgtttttatacccgatactcaaaatgagtattggggtatattagatttgtggtaaaagtggatgtgtgtaacgtccagaaggaatcgtttccgatcccataaagtatatatattcttgatcagcatcaatagccgagtcgattgagccatgtctgtctgtccgtctgtccgtctgtccgtccgtccgtccgtccgtctgtccgtccccttcatcgcctaatgctcaaagactataagagctagagcaacgatgttttggatccagacttctgtgatatgtcacagctacaaaaatatttcaaaacttcgccccgcccacttccgcccccacaaaggacgaaaatctgtggcatccacaattttaaagatatgagaaaaccaaaaacgcagaatcgtagagaattaccatatcttttagactgcagaatctgaattggatcgtattattattattatagccagcatcaagaaaacaatttcattttttctcgccctgtctctctctagtacacacgtagcataggcggctttgcttagagtaaaacattagcgcctagatctcagagactacaaaagctagagcaaccaaatttggtatcaacactcctaatatatcggaccgagacgagtttgtttcaaaatttcgccacacccccttccgcccccgcaaaggacgaaaatctggggatattcacaaatctcaaagactattaacgctagagtaaccaaatttagtatccgcactcatgttagatctcactataaaacgtatatctcaaaatttcgccccaccccctttcgcccccacaaaggacgaaaatcttttgcatccacaatattgcacattcgagaccatatctatcaggttgctgaatctggatcagatcggattatttttgtagccaaaagcaagaaatcaatttgcagtggccgcgcagctcccgacgtcacgctcaaactgattttctgtctctctcgcacgcactctttgtcgtgtcgtttaatattagcggcgtctgccggaggggagccaacgagacaatactcattttgagtatcgggtataaaaaagaatAACAGCACCGAGTGGAAGATCGATGCAAAACTGGATTAAGTCCCTTTTACGCCCTAATCCGCACTGGACCAGGCTCTGGAACTGGGCTCGGGTCATCGTGTAATGGCTAAAAGagtgagaaagagagacagagtggTAGTACGAGTAGGTCGgatagcgagagagggagagagagagagagcaggcGATTCCTGCCCGAGACAGAGACATGGcgccagtcagtcagtcagtgaCCATTGTCATGTCATTGTCCCTCTAATAGGATCAGCAATGCTGTCTGAGCCCCGGCGTGAAATCCGCAAATGTATGTTTACCTTTGGCCCAAGGAACCGAAAAAGTTGGCACTGCACTGCGATGCCCAATTCCACTCGCAGCCCACTCCTCGTGGTAGGTGTCTCTATGTTTATTTGTTTTATCTAAGGCCGTAACTTTTTCTgccgtttctttcttttgtttttgcagAATATTCGTTCTCAGCACTTCCCAAAAAAAGACAGAATCAGCCTGATCTTGGGCTGAGATGATTCAACAAAAAGAAGAATCATTTTTGAAAAAGTTCGCATCGATGTTGATGGGAAAATTGTGCAAACAATAAGAAGCACAAAGCTCTCGACTCAGAATCAAGATATGGCACAAACACATACTCAAGTGTCCGTATAGAGGAAGATACATTGTATACATTGTATGTATTCCCTGTATATATGGATCTGGCCATCATTATGCCTTTCGATAGCAATTATTTGCTACCGTTTAATTGCGCGACGAGCGATTTTGTCGGCCGCTGTTGCCAGATATTTCACACGAGTTCGCGTTCTCCTCTGCCGTTCCTCCTCCGCCCACAGTCATCGCccatgccaatgccaatgcccacTCGAGAGCAGAGTTCCAGACCCCTGAGCCCCATTTCGTCCAGCCCCCTGTGAATGCTGTCATGTGTCTAATGAGTCGCAAATACCTGCGCTCTTCCCGCTCTATTTCCAGGCTACCTCGCCTTCTGGCCCAATTCCGAGGCATGGGCTTAAAGTTTTCCGTCTCTTTGTGTAATTCGCACACTTTGTATGTGCAAGCGGGTTCTGGCCATGTGAAGGGATTGTGGGTCTGCCAACTTTGGCAGTAATTTGCATAGGGAACTTTTAAATCATACCGATAGAAAATTCACCACCCATGACACCTCAGTGGACGTGGCTGTGAGGGGCAGCCTTGGCGAAGAAGAGCAGCTGTTGCGGTAGACACATTCATAAATATACATTGCTATATAAATAGATTCCAGGATTCCGAATTATTCTGAATTACTAATCGACTATTTACTAATCACTGTTTGGACACTGGATCTATGTATAATTACCAAACTATTACCATTAGATATATTTTTATGATTTACTCTCCGCTAAAAATGAGTTAATTTTTTCCTAGTATTCTGTCGCTTTGATTGGATCACTTATTCCAATCATAATCCAGCTTTTAGGCTTCCTTTATGCCAGCCcatatatatgcatatgtactCGTATGTTGTTCAAAGTACCCATTTGATCTGCAGTTCAATAATCCaacatatgcatatgtatatcaTATCAGGCACTTGTGGAATATTTCCCAGTTTATGGGCCATATTATAAACCGTTTCCATACTGAACAAACGAGACGAGTCATTCCAAACAGACGTGACCACTTAATTACCTGTGCGAACTATTTAACCGAACTGTATGTAGAAAAACCCCCAGACCCCAGTTTCGAGATCCCCACAGAGGGCTTCTACTTCTACTTTCAATCACCCGGCAAAAGGAGAACCGGTTGCCAGTTGAGCTGACATTTTCACCTTGTTAATTATGCGCACGGTCATGCAAATCTCGTAATGAAGTGACGGCCATTGAGAGTTGCATTGTCAGCAGGCGATGATATTTTAATCGTATGTCTTGTACAAATATAGATATGGGGGACCTCAACTGGGGGAACTTCAATGGAAACTAACTGGAGCCTAGCCAAAGTGCTGGCGTGTGGGCTTGACGCGGCCGTACTCTCCGTTCTCAGTGGGTGAGGCCTTACAATTGAGAGCATCTGCGTCGAGCTTCTCCTGGTGCTCCAACAGAATCCGCTCCGCATCCTGCTTGGTCACCGTGTGCTTCTGGTGCAGGCGATGGCGACGGGCGTAGCGCAGAAAGTGCTCGTCCCCATACATCTGACGGCTCTCCAAGTAGATCTGGGGAACCCGACCATAGAGGAAGTCCTGCATTTGCGGATACCACGATAACTGCTCCTTCCACTGTTCATCGATGGCCTTTATGTGAGTGTTTAAGTCGCGCTGGTAGCGCTCCTTTGCGACCAGATCTGCTGGCATGATCGGACAATgtcgttgtagttgtagtaCAGGCCTTAGAGGTTCCAGTACGAGTGTCAGTATCTGGGAATATAGCAACTTTTGGATGAGCCCTCGTCCAGGGCACATGTGATTGGCAGCTGAGGCGAGCGTTCCGTTTCCCTAATCGCATTAGCAGAGCTGGCCAGAAACCACTTGACAAGCGACAGGTGCCTTCGGTCCAGGTCCAGTCGCTCCTAAGCTGCCACCGACAGCTGTGCGAAGAAAACTccctttttttatacccgatactcaaaatgagtattggggtatattagatttgtggtaaaagtggatgtgtgtaacgtccagaaggaatcgtttccgaccccataaagtatatatatgcttgatcagcatcaatagccgagtcgattgagccatgtctgtctgtcggtccgtccgtccgtccgtccgtctgtccgtccccttcagcgcctagtgctcaaagactataagagctagagcaacgatgttttggatccagacttctgtgatatgtcactgccacaaaaatatttcaaaacttcgccccgcccacttccgcccccacaaaggacgaaaatctgtggcatccacaattttaaagatatgagaaaaccaaaaacgtagaattgtagagaatgaccatatctttaagactgcggaatctgaattggatcgtattattattattatagccagcatcaagaaaacaatttcattttttctcgccctgtctctctctagtacacacgtagcataggcggctttgcttagagtaaaacattagcgcctagatctcagagactacaaaagctagagcaaccaaatttggtatccacactcctaatatatcggaccgagacaagtttgtttcaaaatttcgccacacccccttccgcccccgcaaaggacgaaaatctggggatattcaaaaatctccgagactattaaggctagagtaaccaaatttggtatccgcactcctgttagatcttactataaaacgtctttacaattgtggatgccacagattttcgtcctttgtgggggcggaagtgggcggggcgaagttttaaaaaagttttttgtagcagtgacatatcacagaagtctggatccaaaacatcgttgctctagctcttatagtctttgagcactaggcgctgaaggggacggacagacggacggacggacagacagacagggctcaatcgactcggctattgatgctgatcaagcatatatatactttatggggtcggaaaagattccttctggacgttacatccacttttaccacaaatctaatataccccaatactcattttgagtatcgggtataaaaaggcgAACGGACAGAAAATAAAgctatatcgactcggctattgattctgatcaggaatatatgtatatacttcaTGGGACACATATCAACATCTACCATAAAACCAATACAATGTATCCCTAAACTCTTCGAGTTTTAGGTTTAAAAgcaaatgtacatatgtctgGCAGAATTTGATCAGTTCAACAAAGATCCCTTTGAAAATCGAGATGCTTTGTGGAGACACAACCTTAAAGACTATTTAAATATCCGTTTATTTAGCTTTTGGTAAAGTAGATTATTACATCGGCCCGCGGAATGCCATCGACAAACCAGGTGCTATTTAGATAGTATCGACCATCCGGCATAACCGTCTGGATGATATTGTTTATATGCTGAACGGGAAGCTTATCCAAGATAATATCATGCTAGAAACGCGGGAAACCATAAGACACTTTTTGCTTGAGAATTTAAGAATTGCACTCACGTGATAGGGGCAGGTGTGGTTGAAATTCGAGAAGTCGGCGAATGTTTGGAAAACCCAGTTGACAATGACGTTGCTGCGATCGCGTAGGAACTTACAGGCATCGAAGCGGACATCGAAGTTGTACAGGATTCTCTTATTCTCGCGCATCCTTATCTGGAAATTGGTCTGCAAAGATCGAAAGTTACGTGGCCCGGCTTGTATGAAAAATCCCCCTTACCATGGTGTTAGTAATCGGCAGCTTGTGAAGTTTGGTTTTTCAGCGtgtagcgtgcaggtgtgggatagctgtcgtttacccatactagtatgaagagatttcgtgtgcacctctagctatgctctgactaagctcgccggattgtcggggttcgttctactctctcctatcacatactgacacacactcgcataatgttttaggtgcacatttaaaaattaaaaaaaaaaaaaaaaaaaccaaccataaaactaacaacagaatccaggtttaaccggagccaggaattggttatgggactaacaagttggttgtggaaagtgtggacaaAAAAATCCActactctactcaaatgatgagaaactccggtgttagtgagtCTCTCTATCTTCTCTCCCCTCCCgacctatgctatacaggtaacctgaccgtatagacccttgaataacgttaaacagttatcaccccaccacttcgatcatgcctttctgagggcggagtactgaatttagaacatattagggttgtacttcaaaatcaatatcattatatatatatatttcaataaatccctaatcatataactaaattcttgggggggggttttcttaacttataattaaatccatttttgttgtgtctcgatagcttaatatattaGTAAGGAATTGCGAAGaaatattaagaaaaataaagatttaaaaatgaccatcatatatgggtaacagattctaaaggggtgagaggtaccaatacattatggttacggatttATAAAGGGaatatcaatagaaaattacatgtaacacgcaggttacttcccagctcagtgcatatatgtacttgttcttatttacaaactcacagcgcttttggtaggctagtaccgctTTTTCCAttcgtgatcgttgagctcaatgatgacgttggtgcaTAATTCtaaggaaaggaaaagatatttaatacgagtatatgtgcacatgagcgtactagagtgtactgctttgtaatctcaaggaaaattaatgttgctctcatacccattagtttccaaaaaccattatgttggctgtgttacgtaactaactataaaactgtatacatcgtgtgacgaaagagaatggtttttagcctggcacatgaaatctagaggaaaaaggggctTGTGTTACATCCACGAGTAACTATGGTCCTCTATTGCCGTGatcgagagacatgtcagccaggctgagtaggactgcgcctccggaagaatccaacaataatgcaatcaattcgagttcattattg harbors:
- the LOC108158335 gene encoding uncharacterized protein LOC108158335 → MCPGRGLIQKLLYSQILTLVLEPLRPVLQLQRHCPIMPADLVAKERYQRDLNTHIKAIDEQWKEQLSWYPQMQDFLYGRVPQIYLESRQMYGDEHFLRYARRHRLHQKHTVTKQDAERILLEHQEKLDADALNCKASPTENGEYGRVKPTRQHFG